A part of Xenopus tropicalis strain Nigerian chromosome 4, UCB_Xtro_10.0, whole genome shotgun sequence genomic DNA contains:
- the tsen15 gene encoding tRNA-splicing endonuclease subunit Sen15 isoform X1 translates to METDQEECTAGFKEMMAMDVADSAQVYTAFLVYMDLLEVRNWHDVKIHGSSELHLIYLHGLEKEGCIPQLIIPTPVSMSYSHERIQQFMKLDCTSDEAQSISSILLAIVESDSTVVYYKLTDGFVIPDPPDFVEDMDNKQWRKKRLRHLR, encoded by the exons TTTAAGGAAATGATGGCTATGGATGTAGCAGACAGTGCACAAGTATATACAGCATTTTTAGTATATATGGATCTTTTAGAAG TAAGAAACTGGCATGATGTGAAGATTCATGGCTCATCAGAACTTCATCTTATCTACTTACACGGACTGGAGAAAGAAGGCTGTATACCACAGTTGATAATACCGACTCCAGTATCCATGTCATACAGTCATGAGAG GATTCAACAGTTTATGAAACTGGATTGCACCTCAGATGAAGCACAATCCATATCAAGTATTCTTTTGGCTATTGTTGAATCTGATTCCACCGTTGTTTACTACAAACTAACTGATGGCTTTGTGATACCAGATCCACCGGATTTTGTAGAGGACATGGACAACAAACAGTGGAGGAAGAAAAGACTGAGACACTTAAGATAG